One region of Camelina sativa cultivar DH55 chromosome 6, Cs, whole genome shotgun sequence genomic DNA includes:
- the LOC104791021 gene encoding probable splicing factor, arginine/serine-rich 7: protein MEEEKAAAYYDELTRKGEGAARFKQGLGFSSGANAAPERGSAIASSSSFLNQFVKASSNPTKSTDNKDSEIRSIREKLKKDQQHLRVPERSSRESSERRRNRSRERDERDKSHTRRRSRSRSSERRSRYADRERRRSRSRSSERRNRYGDRDSRRRRRSRSRSSSPRRESRRREDVKEKKIDYSRLIKGYDDMSAAEKVKAKMKLQLDETAEKDTSKGAGWERFEFDKDAPVDDEEVEECTDDDAALVKRMGQSFRFSAIEAKREEQLKAAHDEAMFGASTFQTHTDNAECDVTENTNVKDDEGESNSGTISLLSEKVLAKQQGSWRDRARKS, encoded by the exons ATGGAAGAGGAAAAAGCGGCGGCATACTACGACGAGCTCACGCGTAAAGGAGAAGGAGCTGCTCGTTTCAAGCAAGGCCTCGGCTTCTCCTCCGGTGCCAACGCCGCTCCGGAGAGAGGATCGGCGATCGCATCGTCCTCTTCGTTTCTCAACCAGTTCGTCAAGGCTTCTTCCAACCCTACTAAATCCACTGACAACAAGGATTCCGAGATCCGATCCATCAGAGAAAAATTGAAGAAGGATCAGCAACATCTTAGGGTTCCGGAGAGGAGCTCCAGAGAATCGAGTGAACGGCGTCGTAATCGGAGTAGAGAGAGGGATGAGAGAGATAAAAGCCATACAAGAAGGAGAAGCAGGAGCAGGAGTTCAGAGAGACGTAGTAGGTATGCAGATAGAGAGAGACGGAGAAGCAGGAGTAGGAGTTCAGAGAGGCGTAATAGGTATGGAGATAGAGATAGTcgtcggaggaggaggagccggAGCAGGAGTTCGTCGCCGAGGAGAGAAAGTAGGAGGAGGGAAGAtgttaaggagaagaagattgattaCTCGCGGCTAATCAAAGGCTATGATGATATG TCAGCTGCTGAAAAAGTGAAGGCCAAGATGAAGCTCCAGCTTGATGAAACTG CTGAGAAAGATACCAGTAAGGGTGCAGGATGGGAGAGATTTGAATTCGACAAAGATGCTCCAGTTGACGATGAGGAAGTAGAAGAAT GTACTGATGACGACGCTGCCTTAGTCAAGCGAATGGGACAGAGTTTTAGGTTTTCCGCCATCGAG GCGAAAAGGGAAGAGCAACTAAAAGCCGCCCACGACGAGGCCATGTTTGGAGCATCCACATTCCAAACTCATACCGATAACGCCGAATGTGATGTGACAGAGAATACTAATGTTAAGGACGATGAAGGAGAAAGCAACAGTGGCACGATAAGTCTTCTAAGTGAAAAG GTGCTTGCAAAACAGCAAGGATCTTGGCGAGACAGAGCTCGCAAGTCATGA